In the genome of Arabidopsis thaliana chromosome 4, partial sequence, the window TTGCTACTACAAGCAGATTTAGACAAGGAATTAGCAGCAACTGTTGTTAATGTCTGATTCTGGTGATTCTCGTCATCGGTCGGAAAATGAGTGTTGTTGAGTGAAGGAAGCTCAGAGATTGAATCTTCAGCAGCTTTGATTAACCATTCAACAGCTTTGCTAGGTTGATCATAACCTAACCGATCTTGAAGATCATAGAATTGAAGAGCGGTGGAGACTGATAACCGGACACGACGGTCACGTGGTCCTTTAGAAGTCAAGACTTTGCTGTGTCGATCTTTACCACCGGAAGCTcgtgaaaccctaattatccGGGAAGAATTGTGATGCCACCGGCTTAACCGGTTGTTCACTTCGTTATCCACAACGTCGCCATTGTTGTTATTCTTCATTAGATCTCCAATcatttcatcatcaccaatAATCTCAtcactaaagaaaaaaaattagggttttgtttttttttggttacccccaaaattaaaaatcaaaactttaggGTTGGTTTGGGATttaaagaaggagaaaaaaatgggtttttgtttttgttttgtttacccACTGTACTTTGTAAGCATTGATGATGAATACCCTCAGaggaaaaaccaaaagaagaaaaaaaatgtgtttttttttaaaattaatttagggtttttgatatTTCACCATCAAAGTCAGTAGATACAGCTTCGTATAAGCTTTGTCTGCAGCTGCTGTTGTTTGTTGCAGAGAGTCATCAAAAGCACTGTGTCTGAAATGATTTTTAACCACAAGCCtgcaataacaaaaacaaagaaacaatctcATAAGAACAAATctttacacatatatatatacataaatgcttatatatatatatatatatgttacatCCTTATCGACTTTTTCTACAGATGACtttcattcatatatacacataattaAGATATCAGTTATTCTGATTCGAATTTATGCTCTACTCATTGTAGATCTGACATATCACAACAATTGATAAAACGGGTTTAAAGTTAATGATCGTgattaaagaagaaggagctagaagaagaatcagaagcTATGATAAATAATTAAGCTGAATCAACTGCTTTCGGCTGAAGCGATTATCAATGGAGGGCTTTAAAGagtaagaagacaaaaaatgCAGAAATCGAGTTTTAAGcttttcttctctatataaagattttggtgtttctaattatgaaagaaaaagagttgtTTCATAGTAACCAACAAGAAGattaaatcaatttaaaaattcttaaaaaggAATCATTATTGATGTGTTCTGGATTCTATGCAGATCACAGGTGTCAAGCTCTTGGCTTTGAGATtatatgaaaccaaaattttaaagcaAATTAAAGGAACAAATACACTTCTTTCTACAGTGAAATTCTcatcaagaaataaaaatcttagatctagaattgtttttttggaatcaGAATTAAGTATAAACACGAAATTCAGATTCTTTCTATGAAAaagattggtttttgtttgtttctcggAAAATTCGATGAGATAAATTGAGACTtacagaagaaacagaggagctTGAGCTTGGAGTTAGTAGTAGTAGGTGACGAAGAAAGAGGGCTATAGGGTTTTAGGGATTtgtatataagaaataaaaatccgAGAAAATTGGAATTTCTTTGATGGTGATTTTAAAGGAGTGATCATCAGATGGGGAGAGAGATATTGGGCAtaaactttgattttatttccatttttgcCCTTCATTACATTACTTATTCACGGAATTGCCACGGTCCTCTACAAAATATCTGTATTAAATTATCATCCTCAGTAATTTGATTTCAGGtgagaaaaattatttgatattttcgtttgtttttggcaataaaaacacaagaaaatatttaaagaagttttttttggcagcTATTATATCAAGAAGTTGTGAACATAAATGCTATAGAAATGTTAGAAACAAATCAATGCGTGAATATGAGAAATCATATTATCTCATGTCACATGTATATTTATGTAGGAGAggagaacaaacaaaaaaacaattcactTTGTCCAAGTGTCCTTAGGATTTTAGTTTGTTCATAGAAATAGAATTCGATTAATACTCAATAATCTACTCTATGATATGTTTCGATCATAAAAAATGCtacatgttttatgttttcaaaataggTTTGGTCTATCATTCTTTACATGTAAAGCTCATGGTTTTCCACCAATTCCTTCGGAACATAGATTTAGATAGATAAAAGATTCATACCGCAATATAAACATATCTCTCATTCTCAAGCTAGTTTTCCAAGTTTTTATCTACTTGCTTTAAAAAAGGAACTCTCGCGGTCTCGCCTACACTCTTAGTCTTTTTGTTCTCCGACATGATTAATATTGTATATTCAGAACATTTTGCAGAGTAAACTCGACCCTCTCTCTTGAGCATAAAGCTCGAatccttcctctgtttttttattatctattTGGTTTGAGgtcttttaattttagatatgtgagtaaattatttatattttgtttatgtgtttaAAGTTTGCTTAtgttaatgaaatttttttataaaaaaatgctacatggaaatatatatactgtcCGTATCATAACaatgttaattgttatttaccaaaaaaatatctttattaCGATAAAAACTTATACTATGAAtcttagaaattagaaaaattgtaACTATTATGTgtgaatttcaaaaattaatcaaatgaaaaatatgtcGTCAACGACctttttaactaaattatcGTATAGGTCTTAGTCAGCCATTGCTCGGGTTCAAATTTGAAAAGTTTGGGATTTtatatagaacaaaaaaaataaaaattttatatgagAAAATGTCTAAATTTAGCagtttttatgatatttttctatttttaaccATAACATGTACTAGcctaataaaaatataaaaacaaattttattttggagaCAATGCAAAACAATTATCAAAGTAAGCACATAATCCAAgcaaatatctaaaaattaaacaaactattttaaagtagaaataactaaatttCCGGGATAATGATATTTAAGGAAGaatgaaaactattttaaaacctATACATTTCTTTTCCACCTAACAAATCATATTGATAAAGAAATCCAAACCCCTATTTTAATAACTTACACTATGTCAATCCCACATCACATCACTAGAACTTCATGGAAAAAACACGCACAATTTAATTCAAGAATTAGTACAAATCGTTTGCAATTTTAATAATCTAGTAGTATTTTTTTAGTCAAGTGGTATTACACCATACTCTATTAACTTTAATAAGTACAGATTAGTTATTAGTTAATGTGGTTTGTGGAATTCAATAACTGCGATTAAGAACAAATGAcgaaaaagggaaagaagtAGAGCAAGTGGTTCACGACGGTCTCGAGAGCACGTGTCGCTGTCTTAACGGACACTTGCTCACTTCTCGATCACTGTTGCCTTTACCAGACCACTGCACGTGTCTGCTTCTTGGTCACCCAAATTTCTGCTTACTTATTTTCTCatgcttattttttttttaattttctgctTCTGCTCATCCAAGTCCTctaaatgattattttttatttttttgacaatcAGTCCTCTAAATGAATTTCAATCACTAAAATAGACAACAACGAAAAAAAACCacaacaaaaaactaaaattaagaACCCtgattcttatatatatgttgctTGTTAATATCAAccttattaattataattggCCTTGGagatttctatattttgtagttatacatttcttcttttctcatcaTAGTATTCATGTTACTTGTTTAGTTAGGAAAATAGTAGTTATGTTTATGTTCCTGAATAGTAGTCAATACTGAATATCAAGATTCAGAATACCCATGTATATGTTTGCTCGTAATGTAAGATTTGTAAATAACCAATCGTCaaataaccaaattatatACGGTCAGTAAAGTTTATATCTCTTTCAATAGTATCAGTCTATCACGTAGGCATATTATGAGTTTAAGTATTATGCGTTTAATGTGttacattcaaaaatttaattagagTATCcgtattttaaatattttaaaaccaaactatcaaaaataattagaaaataaaaacaatgtatGGATCTGAATCTTTACTAGATTCGTATTGTAGTGCGTACTGTTTTGACCACAGTGAGTGATGTGAtgttatgattttataaaCAGCCTTTTTATTGCACATGTACTATTTTCTGGTCATTGCAACTATGTACTATTACTGCCTtgcacaaaaataatatatccatagaatttttttgtgttgttaaaTCTAACTATTTGAAACACCAAAAATGGACGATGAAGTTAACAAATCGTATGCATTGTAATATTGTATAGGTTGGgtaaaattattcaatttaaaGATGGGCTAACTGCGAGAGTCatgtatcatttttttctttacaaacaaaaaaagataaaatcacTAATACAAATCGGAAGTTTTTCACCGATTTAATgagttaaattatatttttatgtttaaattggttttagagcaaaataattttatacgAAGACTTGCGTTCACATGCTTCTCTTATTTTACTATTTCAtacagtttttatttatttatttgtggtATCTAGAAAACCAGAGTAAGTAAAATCAAACGAATTAAAcaattcaaacaacaaaattgaaatataatttttgtttactgtataaacataagaaaagaaaagaaatccGACACGAAATTATTTCTTAATCTATTGTGTCAAGTGTTTTGATTAAGAGAGTACATTAAAATACAAGTGAAGTTGATGTCCTTTTAAAATGGACCATTAATGAATCTAGTGGGGGCATGACTCATGATTAATTTTGTCTATTAAGCTTCTTACATGCTCTATATATGGAATAAACCCTAATTGTGATTTGAAATATAGGTCCACCTAGAGGTATATACCTTTCTATTATTAGATTAActctaattaatttattattaccCATTTCATGTAAATCAATTCAGACTAGTCTATGAACTAAACTTGGTTAATTTATCTCTCGTCAATCATCGAAGGACCAcaacatacatacatatatttgttGCAACatctaaataatatatataaatatatatgttatagcatattatataaattatagcaTAGTCAAAGTGAGTTCAACGTCATGTTTCCATCAAGCCCCAAAACTATGATTAAAGCAGACGAAATAAAATGTGTTACCACCAAGGaacttacaaaatttatatgtaaaattaattttccaaaataataatttggaCAATATTATATACTTTAGTTAAGGCCCAGTGTATACTTCACGGCCCATGTTAAGTTTCGGTTTATAactttggtttgtttggtttaaatGTTCAGACTAGTTTCCTTTATATGTGGTTTAAAAGTGGAAAGTCTCCAAAAAATTGAAGGCCTTTCCGATAGTTCAGGCTAAATAGAAGGAATCACCGGTCGTCTAAAACAAGGGAAGATATTTAAACTCATCAGACTCTCCCACCATTTAAAGACTACTACGAATATGGAGACAAGGTTTCCAAATGTTGCAAAAATCACCCTACATCTTTATCTCCGACGACAATGATCAGAATAATCTCCAGTACACGAGCTTGAAAGACGTGATCTCAAGTTCCGATGGATTTGGTTCGTTGTTTTGTCACCCACAATACAGTGTTCCTTCACAAGATGGTTTTCTCTTGTCAGAGATGGATTCTTCTAACATCGCCATTAGCAACGAGCTCGTGAAAAGAGCAGCCTCGATGTATGTTCAATCTTCTATGATTGTCATTGCTCCTGACACGAATTGGTTCCAGAGATTCTGTTTGAAGGCTAAGCATCAGGCGGTTGCTGCGATTGATTGTCTTAGACCGGTTTGCCGGATTTTCGCTCGGTCTAGTTAAGAGATGTCTTTAGAAAGGGTGATTCTAATTCTTCTTAGTAATTGTGTAAatattgtatataattttagattatcaaataaaatttctcaatcattcaacagttttttttttacttcaccTGAAGCATAAGAACTCATTTATGAACATCATACCTACGTAGATTAAGCATCACGCCCAAGTCTTTTCCTTTTAACGTTTCTTCTTAGCTCGTTTGGAAGAAGACCTCAACGTCTCTTTTCTCAGATCTTCCGTAGCTTTTGTGTCCAGGAACGGCTGCAAAATAAGAGCAAAATCTCAAACAAGTTAACACATGAAAAGCCGGGTTCATCAACTTTCACTGTTTAGGTTCCAAGTCTAACAATTTCAATCCCAACATCAAAGAACCCTTTGGATTTTATGCCCTTGGTAGTTCTTTGCGTTTAAGCTACTTCTTGGTCCGACCTCGTAGTCCATTATAAGAGTCTGATCCTTAGATTAATTCATTGGTTTCATGCTTTGATTTGTATATCTATAGAGTCGATAAGCAActaatatgatatataaatcaaGACTCTATTAAGATAGATAACAATGGGTTCATTCTACATCTAAATATTGCTACAAgttcaaacaaacaatgaagTAGATAGGAAATGGATTTCTAACCTCGTCCTTTCTCTTTTGGAGCTCCAGAAGCTCTCGGCAAAGAGCAAGACACTCAACGTGGTAAGCAGCAGCTAAATCCTTAATCAAAGCTTTCCTTTTGATGATCCCAATCACTTTCAAAAGAACCAATTCAAAGCATTTGGTTAGAGAAATCACACTGCAGAGATATTGAAAGAAGTAAAAATAGCAAGCTGGTGAATCATGATCAGAGCAAAAACATAAGTATGATCTTAAACATCAATGTTTCATCTTAAAGATAATCCTTCATAGCTATCTATACAGTTGCTTTAAGAATGCAGATTGAGAATCACTAAACTTCcatgaatcttcttcatttgatttttttatgaaactaAGAAACAGAATCAATGTTCACAATCAGTTTTAACTATAATCTCTCACTCAGCAAAGTAAAGAGAAGCTCTTTCTCTACACTTAGTCAAATTAGTGATTATGCAGGACCAAGGATTTTCGATTAGAACTACAAAAAATGCGAGCTTTGGGTACGATTAAAAAGATCATTCTAATTGAAGGGAGATAATAGAAAAACCCAGAaagcaaaaccctagaaatcaaTTTGATGTTGCAGAAGAAAAGGGGAAAGTAAGATATTACTTCGACTAGGATCGAATGTAGCCGGAGGAGTAGACGTTTCCGGTGGGGGATGTTCGGGTTGGGATGAAGATTCCGgcgg includes:
- a CDS encoding uncharacterized protein (unknown protein; FUNCTIONS IN: molecular_function unknown; INVOLVED IN: biological_process unknown; LOCATED IN: chloroplast; EXPRESSED IN: 22 plant structures; EXPRESSED DURING: 13 growth stages; Has 30201 Blast hits to 17322 proteins in 780 species: Archae - 12; Bacteria - 1396; Metazoa - 17338; Fungi - 3422; Plants - 5037; Viruses - 0; Other Eukaryotes - 2996 (source: NCBI BLink).), whose translation is MAEEEKRTSPEPPLPSPPESSSQPEHPPPETSTPPATFDPSRMIGIIKRKALIKDLAAAYHVECLALCRELLELQKRKDEPFLDTKATEDLRKETLRSSSKRAKKKR
- a CDS encoding uncharacterized protein (unknown protein; Has 30201 Blast hits to 17322 proteins in 780 species: Archae - 12; Bacteria - 1396; Metazoa - 17338; Fungi - 3422; Plants - 5037; Viruses - 0; Other Eukaryotes - 2996 (source: NCBI BLink).) codes for the protein MLQKSPYIFISDDNDQNNLQYTSLKDVISSSDGFGSLFCHPQYSVPSQDGFLLSEMDSSNIAISNELVKRAASMYVQSSMIVIAPDTNWFQRFCLKAKHQAVAAIDCLRPVCRIFARSS